From Loxodonta africana isolate mLoxAfr1 chromosome 2, mLoxAfr1.hap2, whole genome shotgun sequence, the proteins below share one genomic window:
- the GPR150 gene encoding probable G-protein coupled receptor 150 yields the protein MDDPFGSSIVPPAPNLSVPNSLGWGLNLTSGKEVPAPWTPPLGTPSRRVHLVFLGVILVVAVVGNSMVLCRLCGGGGRGSWAGPKRRKMDFLLVQLALADLYACGGNTLSQLAWELLGDPRPAAGDLACRFVQLLRVSGRGASSHLVALIALERQRAVRRPLGPPLPARALAAMGWLLALLLALPPAFVVRGGAPTPTRLQPPSATPPAARAWPGERRCRSIFAPLPRWHLQVYALYEAVAGFVAPVAVMGVASSRLLCAWWQRRPRAPAAPVPWSASPGPLPAPNALPRAKVQSLKMSLVLALLFLGCELPYFAARLAAAWSWRPAGDWEGENLEAALHVVEVANSALNPFVYLFFQAGNGRVWRKRLGTVCCPGKGVSEDDEGARGHQALHRHRWPHAHYHHARRKQLAEGCMRPPPPRPRPLPCSCESIF from the coding sequence ATGGACGATCCCTTCGGATCCTCAATTGTGCCGCCAGCGCCCAACCTCTCGGTACCCAACTCTCTGGGCTGGGGTCTCAACCTGACTTCAGGGAAGGAAGTTCCCGCCCCGTGGACGCCACCGCTCGGGACGCCCAGCCGCCGCGTCCACCTGGTCTTCCTGGGGGTCATTCTGGTGGTGGCGGTGGTCGGCAACTCCATGGTGCTGTGCCGCCtctgcggcggcggcggccgcgggTCCTGGGCGGGGCCCAAGCGTCGCAAAATGGACTTCCTGCTAGTGCAGCTGGCCCTGGCCGACCTGTACGCGTGCGGAGGCAATACACTGTCGCAGCTGGCCTGGGAGCTGTTGGGAGACCCGCGCCCGGCCGCGGGCGACCTGGCGTGCCGCTTCGTGCAGCTGTTGAGGGTGTCCGGCCGCGGCGCCTCGTCCCACCTCGTGGCGCTCATTGCCCTCGAGCGCCAGCGCGCCGTCCGCCGTCCACTGGGCCCGCCGCTGCCCGCGCGCGCCCTTGCAGCCATGGGCTGGCTGCTGGCGCTGCTGCTGGCCCTGCCTCCCGCCTTCGTAGTGCGCGGGGGCGCCCCCACGCCTACCCGGCTGCAGCCGCCGTCCGCCACGCCCCCGGCCGCTCGCGCTTGGCCCGGGGAGCGTCGCTGCCGCAGCATCTTCGCGCCCCTGCCGCGCTGGCACCTGCAAGTCTACGCCCTCTACGAGGCTGTCGCGGGCTTCGTGGCGCCCGTCGCGGTCATGGGCGTCGCCAGCAGCCGTCTGCTCTGCGCCTGGTGGCAGCGCCGGCCCCGCGCCCCGGCGGCCCCGGTGCCCTGGTCTGCGAGCCCCGGCCCACTCCCCGCGCCCAACGCGCTGCCCCGCGCCAAGGTGCAGAGCCTGAAAATGAGCCTGGTGCTGGCGCTGCTGTTCCTGGGCTGCGAGCTGCCCTACTTCGCCGCCCGGCTGGCAGCCGCCTGGTCGTGGAGGCCCGCGGGAGACTGGGAAGGCGAGAACCTGGAGGCGGCGTTGCACGTCGTTGAAGTGGCCAACAGCGCGCTCAATCCCTTCGTCTACCTTTTCTTCCAGGCAGGCAACGGCAGGGTTTGGCGGAAGCGCCTAGGCACTGTCTGCTGCCCGGGGAAGGGAGTCTCGGAGGACGACGAGGGGGCCCGtggccaccaggcgctccatcgCCACCGCTGGCCTCACGCTCACTATCACCACGCTCGGCGGAAGCAGCTGGCAGAGGGCTGCATGCGCCCACCTCCGCCGCGCCCCAGGCCGCTGCCCTGCTCCTGCGAAAGCATCTTCTAG